A genome region from uncultured Roseibium sp. includes the following:
- a CDS encoding nickel-dependent hydrogenase large subunit, which produces MTTMQTPNGFNLDTSGQRVVVDPVTRIEGHMRCEVNIDEENVIRNAVSTGTMWRGLEVILKGRDPRDAWAFTQRICGVCTGTHALTSVRAVEDALKIDIPENANSIRNIMQLSLQVHDHLVHFYHLHALDWVNPVNALKADPKATSQLQQTISPHHPKSSPGYFRDVQNRLKKFVESGQLGPFKNGYWTNPAYLLPPEADLMAVTHYLEALDFQKEIMTTRTIFGGKDTHPNWLVGGVPCAINMDGDMAAGAPINMERLNYVSGVIDRTLDFVKNVYLPDLFAIAQFYKGWLYGGGLSGQSVLAYGDIPDKANDYSAGNLMMPQGAIIDGNLKEVHEIDLRDPDQIQEFVPHSWYAYPDEKKGLHPWDGITEPNYALGPNLIGTKTNIVNIDESAKYSWIKAPRWRGHAMEVGPLARYVVGYAQGHEYFTEQINRTLKTLDVPVTALFSTLGRTAARALECEWAAEMQRYFMDKLIANIKAGDSATANVEKFDPATWPTEVKGVGFTEAPRGALAHWIKIKDTKIDNYQCVVPTTWNGSPRDNDGNIGAFEASLMNTKVERPEEPVEILRTLHSFDPCLACSTHVMGPDGEELADVKVR; this is translated from the coding sequence ATGACAACCATGCAGACACCCAACGGGTTCAATCTCGATACCTCCGGCCAGCGCGTCGTCGTCGATCCGGTCACCCGCATCGAAGGTCACATGCGCTGCGAGGTGAACATCGACGAGGAAAACGTCATCCGCAACGCGGTCTCGACCGGCACCATGTGGCGCGGTCTGGAAGTGATCCTGAAAGGCCGCGACCCGCGCGACGCCTGGGCCTTCACCCAGCGCATCTGCGGCGTGTGCACCGGCACCCACGCGCTCACCTCGGTGCGCGCCGTGGAAGATGCACTCAAGATCGATATCCCGGAAAACGCCAACTCGATCCGCAACATCATGCAGCTGTCGCTGCAGGTGCACGATCACCTGGTACACTTCTATCACCTGCATGCGCTCGACTGGGTCAATCCGGTCAATGCGCTCAAGGCCGATCCGAAGGCGACCTCCCAACTGCAGCAGACGATTTCCCCGCATCATCCCAAGTCGTCGCCAGGCTACTTCCGCGATGTCCAGAACAGGCTGAAAAAATTCGTCGAATCCGGCCAGCTCGGCCCGTTCAAGAACGGCTACTGGACCAATCCCGCCTATCTGCTTCCGCCGGAAGCCGACCTGATGGCCGTGACCCATTATCTGGAGGCGCTCGACTTCCAGAAGGAAATCATGACCACGCGCACGATCTTCGGCGGCAAGGACACCCATCCGAACTGGCTCGTCGGCGGAGTGCCCTGTGCCATCAACATGGACGGCGACATGGCCGCCGGCGCGCCGATCAACATGGAACGGCTCAACTATGTATCCGGCGTCATCGACCGCACCCTGGACTTCGTGAAGAACGTCTATCTCCCCGACCTGTTCGCCATCGCCCAGTTCTACAAGGGCTGGCTCTACGGCGGCGGCCTGTCGGGCCAGAGCGTGCTCGCCTATGGCGACATCCCGGACAAGGCCAACGACTATTCGGCCGGCAACCTGATGATGCCGCAAGGCGCGATCATCGACGGCAACCTCAAGGAAGTGCATGAGATCGATCTCCGCGATCCGGACCAGATCCAGGAATTCGTGCCCCACTCCTGGTACGCCTACCCGGACGAAAAGAAGGGTCTGCACCCCTGGGACGGCATCACCGAGCCGAACTACGCGCTCGGGCCCAACCTGATCGGCACGAAGACCAATATCGTCAACATCGACGAGAGCGCGAAATATTCCTGGATCAAGGCGCCGCGCTGGCGCGGTCACGCGATGGAAGTCGGGCCGCTCGCCCGCTACGTCGTCGGCTACGCCCAGGGCCATGAATATTTCACCGAGCAGATCAACCGGACCCTGAAGACCCTCGACGTGCCGGTCACCGCCCTGTTCTCCACCCTCGGCCGCACCGCGGCCCGGGCGCTGGAATGCGAGTGGGCTGCCGAAATGCAGCGCTACTTCATGGACAAGCTGATCGCCAACATCAAGGCTGGCGACTCCGCCACCGCCAATGTGGAGAAGTTCGATCCCGCAACCTGGCCGACAGAGGTCAAAGGCGTCGGCTTCACCGAAGCGCCGCGCGGCGCCTTGGCCCACTGGATCAAGATCAAGGACACCAAGATCGACAACTACCAGTGCGTCGTGCCGACCACCTGGAACGGCAGCCCGCGCGACAACGACGGCAACATCGGCGCCTTCGAGGCCTCGCTCATGAACACCAAGGTGGAGCGGCCGGAAGAACCCGTCGAAATCCTGCGCACGCTGCATTCCTTCGACCCGTGCCTTGCCTGCTCCACCCATGTCATGGGTCCGGACGGCGAGGAACTGGCCGACGTCAAGGTCCGTTGA